A window of the Bacteroidia bacterium genome harbors these coding sequences:
- a CDS encoding radical SAM protein — protein sequence MRQENYNEFVARRVNLKDVVPLERPLSVYIEPTNKCTFKCISCPLSLSNYTEIRPYRTMRYEEFERIVELIREDFKRVKVLNLYMIGEPLLHKDIVKMIRKAKQEDIAERIVISTNGSLLESVDTESLLSSGVDYINISIYGADEKSFKESTNSKYSLEEILSAISKLVRLRDITNSQVNINCSIFKDENAKKIKDKLVEICDGVFEKHLMDWTEKEGSFTKNFKPLSERKSIKTCPMPFFQMVIHSDLKVSICCNDYAQRLVVGDLRNQRPVEIWNGLKWNLIRSSILLYGYKSISACGTCYTPEYAYEEDNLDELSFQTYLSRIET from the coding sequence ATGAGGCAGGAAAACTATAATGAGTTTGTAGCACGTAGAGTCAATCTCAAGGATGTTGTGCCATTAGAGCGCCCACTCTCTGTATATATTGAACCTACAAACAAATGCACATTTAAGTGTATATCATGCCCATTAAGCTTGTCAAATTACACTGAAATAAGACCCTATAGAACGATGCGATATGAGGAGTTTGAGAGAATAGTAGAACTTATCAGGGAAGATTTCAAAAGGGTTAAAGTTCTCAACCTTTACATGATTGGCGAGCCACTTTTGCATAAGGATATTGTTAAAATGATAAGAAAAGCCAAGCAGGAAGACATAGCTGAAAGAATAGTTATAAGCACAAATGGCTCATTATTAGAGTCAGTGGACACTGAAAGTTTATTGTCTTCAGGGGTTGACTATATAAACATATCAATATACGGCGCTGATGAAAAATCCTTTAAGGAAAGCACAAATTCTAAGTATAGTCTTGAAGAGATTTTAAGTGCTATATCCAAATTGGTTAGGTTAAGAGATATAACAAACTCTCAAGTTAATATAAATTGTTCCATTTTCAAAGATGAAAACGCCAAAAAGATAAAAGATAAGCTTGTTGAGATTTGCGATGGCGTTTTCGAGAAACATCTGATGGACTGGACAGAAAAAGAAGGGAGTTTCACAAAAAACTTTAAACCACTCTCTGAGCGCAAGTCTATTAAAACTTGTCCTATGCCTTTCTTTCAAATGGTCATACATTCAGACTTAAAGGTGAGTATTTGTTGTAATGACTATGCACAAAGGCTCGTAGTAGGAGACTTAAGGAATCAACGACCGGTTGAAATATGGAACGGGCTTAAGTGGAACTTGATAAGGTCTTCTATTTTACTCTATGGATACAAGTCTATCTCCGCTTGTGGAACTTGTTATACGCCCGAATATGCTTACGAAGAGGATAATCTTGATGAGCTGAGTTTTCAGACATATCTATCAAGAATAGAAACATGA
- a CDS encoding ATP-grasp domain-containing protein, which yields MKILISPAGGGTIAGVVDYFRKKGYSPIGIDSNKHATGAPLFDKFFTVPKVSEPDYEEYVGRIIAKEDVDFYISWLEPEILFWNEKFLSQGLKWRTIFLMNFRKDLQSLQDKYLLYNKLKTLGIELPKTSKLTNYMHYQDSVDYPIVIKPRLSSGGKGLIIAEDYQDINCVVERLKRKKIELDDFIIQNYIQGDEYSVDFFAIKGKVLNMVVRRRIAHSGFSTVGEVVESSVLENLVSTIASKLALEGLYNIQFIQRNDTFYPTDLNCRPSGTIILSIMSGVDLLQNFIEWKTGQQITIFGKPKHLKMYRLYKEIFVYD from the coding sequence ATGAAAATATTAATATCACCCGCTGGTGGAGGTACTATAGCGGGTGTGGTTGATTACTTCAGGAAAAAAGGCTACTCGCCTATAGGCATTGACTCAAACAAACATGCTACAGGAGCTCCATTGTTTGATAAATTTTTTACAGTGCCAAAGGTTAGCGAACCGGACTACGAGGAATATGTAGGTAGAATAATAGCAAAAGAAGATGTAGATTTTTACATATCTTGGCTTGAGCCGGAGATATTATTCTGGAATGAAAAATTTCTCAGTCAAGGTTTAAAGTGGAGGACCATATTTCTTATGAACTTCCGAAAGGATTTACAAAGCCTACAAGATAAGTACCTTTTATATAATAAACTGAAAACTCTGGGAATAGAGCTTCCCAAAACATCAAAACTTACAAACTATATGCACTATCAAGATAGTGTTGATTATCCTATTGTTATAAAACCTCGTTTATCTAGCGGAGGCAAAGGACTCATAATAGCGGAAGATTATCAGGATATAAATTGTGTGGTAGAAAGGTTAAAGAGAAAAAAAATAGAGTTGGATGACTTTATAATACAAAATTATATACAAGGTGACGAATATTCTGTTGATTTCTTCGCCATAAAAGGTAAAGTATTAAACATGGTAGTAAGACGCAGAATAGCTCATAGTGGATTTAGCACGGTCGGAGAAGTGGTTGAATCAAGTGTATTGGAGAATCTTGTGTCTACAATTGCAAGTAAACTTGCGTTAGAGGGTCTATACAATATTCAGTTTATACAAAGGAATGACACATTTTATCCAACAGACCTTAACTGTAGACCGAGTGGAACTATAATACTTTCAATAATGAGTGGAGTTGATCTATTGCAAAACTTTATAG